The Ralstonia pickettii DTP0602 genome segment CTGGACCGACATCGCGCCACAGGATCGCGACGAATGTGACAGGTGGTATATCGAGAAGCACATTGCCGAGCGCATGGGTGTGCCGGGGTGGCTAAGGGCGCGGCGCTTCACTGCGGCCACGCCAGACACAAATCCCCAAACCTTGGCCCTTTACGAGATCGCCAGCGTTGAGGACCTGCTGTCTGATCATTACCTGTCGCTGCAGCGCAATGTGGATGCACAGGACCAACGGATGCGTGCGGCGTTCCGCAATGTCGCGCGGGCCTCGCTGCTGCTGACCCACAGCATCGGTCCTGGCGACGGCGGCGTGCTTGTATCCGCGCGCTTCTGCGCACCACAGGACGCACATGATCGCGCCTGTGCACGCAAGCTGCTCGTCGAAAGCGTGATGCCGCGCTTGGCCAGCATGACAGGTGTGACAGGCGTGCACTTGCTTACCGCATCACAGGAACTTCGGGCGCGCCAGGACCTGCATCGGAAGTCCGGCGCCGACGACGCGCCGGTCGACTGGGTCCTGTTGCTGGAGGCCACGGAGGAAGACCGGGCAGATGCGGCCTGTCATCAGTTGCTGGAGGACAAGAACGCTGCCGAGGTCGGCCTCGGTGATGCCGTCACAGGCACCTACCGTCTGATGTACGCGGCCACGAACACCGCATCGATCGGGCAAGGGATTTGAAAATGACAACGAAAATGGTCACTGACGTACTGGTCATCGGAGCAGGAGGGGCCGGTCTGGCCGCCGCCTACGAAGCCGCGAAGATCGGGCGTAATGTGGTGATACTGGAGAAGAACCCACAGCCCGGCGGCTCCACGTCCTGGTCTGTCGGCTCCGTCACGGCAACCAACACGCCGCATCAACGCAGCGCGGGCATCCAGGACAGTGCCGACGCGCACTTCGAGGACCTGGCGCTGCACGCTGGCGCACTGGCTCCGCGCGACAACCTGAAATTGCGGCGGATTCTGGTCGACCACAGCAGCGACATGCTGCAGTGGCTGATCAACTTGGGCGTGGTGTTTGTCGGGCCTCAGGAGGAACCTCCGCATCGTGTGGCACGTATGCACAACGTGGTGCCCAATTCCAAATCCTTTGCTTACCACCTGACCCGGCACTGCAAGGCCATGGGGGTGGATATCCTGGTGAACACCCGTACAAGTGGCTTCATTGTCGAGGACGGCCGTGTGATCGGTGTCCAGGCCGAAGGGCCTGACGGTCGCAAGCGTCGAATCGTCGCCCGGCATGGCGTTGTCCTGGCCTCTGGTGACTACAGCGGTGCGGAGGATCTCAAGCGCAGTCTGGCGTCAGAGGCGGTCGTTCCGGTCGAGCCGGTCAACCCGACGGCGACCGGCGACGGCCATCGCATGGCGCTGGCAATCGGCGCCCGCATCATCAACGGCGACATCGTCCGCGGGCCAATCATGCGATTTATCCCGCCTACCCGACGCAATCTCGTGCAGCGGCTGCCTCCGGCCAGCGCTATCGCCCGGCCCATCGCCTGGGCCATGAAGCATCTTCCCCAGAAGGTGCTACGGCCCTTCCTGATGAGTTTCCTGACCACCGCGCTGGGTCCTTCGCCGGATCTGCTGCGCCAGGGCGGCATTCTGATCAACCAGCAGGGACGTCGCTTCACCGATGAACTGGGAGCGCCCGCAGCCGATGTCGCGCGCCAGCCCAACAAGGTCGCATGGATCGTCATGGACGAGGCGATGGCCAGCAAGTTCAAGCAGTGGCCATTCTTTGTCTCGACCGCTCCGGGCGTGGCCTACGCGTATTTGAAGGACTACGAGCGCAACCGGCCGGACATATTCCACCGCGCCAGCACCCTGGAAGGCCTGGCCGACAGTATGGGGGTGCCTGCAACTGCGCTGCGTGATGCTGTCAAGAACTACAACGCCTCGCCGGAGAGAGGTGGCCGGCCAGCATTAAATACAGGGCCCTACTACGCGCTGGGTCCCATCAAGAGCTACGTGGTGTTCACCGACGGGGGCCTGCTCGTGAGCGAGCGGCTGGAAGTGCTGGACGGCAACGACGCACCTATCCCGGGGCTGTACGCCGCCGGATCGGCCGGGCAGGGCGGGCTACTGCTCGAAGGTCATGGACACCATCTCGGCTGGGCTTTCGTGTCGGGCCGAATTGCGGGGCGCAATGCAGCATCCTCGCCAGCAACCACTACTGTTTCATCCACTCCAGTGAGTATCTGAAATGAGCCGAATCGGTCTGTTCGTACCGTCGTCCAACACCACCGTCGAACCGGAGTTCTATCGCGCGCTGCCGCCGCATGTCACCCTGCATGTGGCGAGGCTGTACCTGACGCAGATCGCGACGGACTCCATTGAGAACGTCGTGCGTGATATTGAAACCCAGGCTCGCAACCTGAGCAGCGCGGATGTCGACGTTTTGGTGCTTGGCGCAACGGCTCCAAGTTTTCTCAAAGGATTGGGCTATGACCGCGAGGTCACCCGGCGCATCGAAGAGGCTTCGGGAAAGCCAGCCACCACGACCTCCACGGCGTTGGTGGACGCCTTGCACCATATGGGCATAGCCCGGGTCGCACTGGGTGCTGCCTATGACGATCGCGTAAACGGCATTGCCAAAGGCTTTTTGGAGGCAAGCGGCTTCGAAGTTGTCCATGCCAAAGGTCTCGGCCTTGTCGACAACCTGGTCGTCGGACGTCTGGAGGCCAGCAGCGCGCGAGACCTGGCACGCGAAATCGACAGGCCGGAGGCTCAGGCTATCGTTCTGGCCTGCACCAACTGGAAGACGATGGACGTACTCGCGGAATTGGAGCAGGAGCTGGGCAAGCCGGTCATCTCCACCACGCAGGTCAGCATTTGGGCCGCGTTGCGGATGATTGGCGAGAAGGAGGCCATCGAAGGGTACGGATCCCTGCTGCGCACAATGTAAATGCGATTTTTGGCCGGATAGCCGCGCCGCGTTGGCGTGGGCGGCCGTCCCCCGTCGCCTTCTGCGAGCCGGCCTCACCTGAATGCCTTCGACGTCCCCCTCGAATCGTTGCCGCAACGCCTTCCTCAAAAACACCAATGAACGCATCTTCCACCCCCGACTCCGGAATCCATGTCTTGGGCATCGTGGGCACCGGCGCCATGGGCCGCGGCATCGCGCAGATTGCCGCCCAGGCTGGCCTGACCGTCAACCTGTACGACGCCAACCCGCAAGCTGTGGCCGCCGCCCGCCAGCACCTGCAGGACACGCTGGCCAAGCTCGCCGACAAGGGCAAGATCAGCGCAGCCGATGCCGAGGCCACGCTGGCCCGCGTCAAGCCCTGCGGCGCGGTCGAAGACCTGGCTGGCTGCGACATGGTGCTGGAAGCCATCGTCGAGAAGCTGGAGGTCAAGCGCGACCTGATCGCAAGGCTCGAAGCCGTGCTGCGTGAAGACGCCATCATTGCCTCGAACACGTCTTCGCTGTCGATCACCGCGATCGCCGTGGGTGCCAAGCACCCAGGCCGGATCGCCGGCTACCACTTCTTCAACCCCGTGCCGCTGATGAAGGTGGTCGAGGTCATCGACGGCCTGTCGGGCAACCCGGCGGTGGGCGACGCGCTGATGGCGCTGTCGCGCCGCATGGGCCATACGCCGGTGCGCTGCAAGGACATGCCGGGCTTTATCGTCAATCATGCCGGCCGCGGCATGAATATCGAAGGCCTGAAGGTGGCGCAGGAAGGCGTGGCCGAGTTTGCCGACATCGACAACATCATGCGCGAGCAGGCCGGTTTCCGCATGGGGCCGTTCGAGCTGATGGACCTGACTGGGCTGGACGTGTCGCACCCGGTGATGGAATCGATCTACAACCAGTTCTACCAGGAACCGCGCTACCGTCCCTCGCCGATCACGGCGATCCGCTCGGTCGGCGGACTGGTCGGCCGCAAGGCTGGCGCCGGTTTCTATTCCTACGCCGATGGCCAGAAGCAGGTGCCCGCCGCTGCCGTGGTGCCTAGCGCCCGCCCGTCGAGCGTCTGGGTCAGCCACGAGAGCGAGCGCGGCCACGCGATGGTGACCAAGCTGCTGGGCGCGCTGGGCGTGACCCCGGAAGGTGGCAACAAGCCGTCGGCCGACGCGCTGATCATCGTCACGCCGCTGGGCCTGGACGCCACCACCAGCGCGCTGCAACAGGGCCTGGACCCGGCCCGCACCGTCGCCATCGACACGCTGCTGCCGTTCGAGGCCACCAAGCGCCGCACGCTGATGACCACGCCGGCCACCAGCGCCGCTGCGCGTGACGCCGCGCACGGCCTCTTTGCCAGCGACGGCGTGCCGGTCACGCTGATCCGCGACTCGGCCGGCTTTGTCGCGCAGCGCGTGCTCTGCTGCATCATCAATATCGCCAGCGATATCGCGCAGCAGCGCATCGCCACGCCGGCCGACATTGACCTCGCCGTCAACCTGGGCCTGGGCTACCCCAAGGGCCCGCTGGCGCTCGGCGACGCGGTCTGCCCGCAGCTGGTGCTGGAGACCCTGCGCAATATGGAAGCGCTGACCGGCGACATGCGCTACCGCCCGAGCCCGTGGCTGTGGCGCCGTGCTGGTCTCGGCATGTCGCTCTTGATGGACGAGGCTTGATACGCCGCCTTGGCACCGATGACCAAGTACGCAGTGCAGCCAGAGGCCGCTCTCCGTTCGATCATCCTCCAATCGCCAGCGTACGCGCGTGTCCATCTGCGCGGACTGCGCTTTCCGTTCCCCGTGGTTGCAGAGGTCATCGAAGGCGATTGTGAGCTAAACGTGCCGGGTCAGATGCGGGCAAACCAGGACAGTGTGTTGCACTCGATCCGGCCGCTCGAATCGCCACGCCTTGTGCTGGCGGAGCGGGCCCGCGTAGCGTTCCGCCAGCTACCCGGCCAGCCGGTGCAGTCTGATGCAAGAGAGCGTCCACACAAGCCGATCGCATGCATCGTGGCGCTCGCCGTGTTCCAGTCACCGCAAAAGCCGTGGCGGCTCGCAACGGCCTCGCGAGAGCTCCGCATCGATCACCCCGGGCGACTGTCCCGAACGTTGATGAGTGAAGGCGAAAGCTTCGTCGACCTGGTGGCGACGCAGCGCCTGATGCGCGCGCTGTTCGACCTGGCTGAAGGGGACTGCCAAGCCGCGAGGGCCGGATTCTATGGCTTCCCGGATCGCGCTCGGCTTGAAGATGCAATTTTTGATCGCTTCGGGGTGGACCCTTCATTGCTGCATCGCCTACTGAACATCCGCTAGCAAAGTCGAGCAACCTGCCATTGACGGCCAGTAGCGACGACTTGGCGGCCGACCGCCTTGCTACTGGTCCTCGTGCCGAGGGAGTCCGTCGGAGGAGCCGCGCAAACCAGCCCGCCTTCCGGAACAGCAGAACGCACAGAACAGAGATGACGCCTGTCACGAGAGTCGCAGAGCATGCAGCCGTCTCCCTCGGAATATGACAGCCGTCAGGGATAGATAATTTCACCATCATGAAATAACCTGGCCAGCAGACTCCGTGCTGACTTGACTGGGCCTCCATGCCACGACCGCTCCCTATCTGACTCCTTTTTCGCGGGCGACAATTCACACCATTCACCAGTTGGGCGACCGCATTCGAGCAACCCGCGCAGGGGAAGGGATGCCCATTGAGCAGGCAGCGAGGCATTGCGGGATCTCCATCGGCATGCTGTCCAAGCTGGAGAACGGCAAGGGCGTCAATCTCGAGCACGCCCTGCGTGTGATGGACGGACTAGGTTTGACGATGCTGGTCGTTCCCAAGGCGCATGCGCCTTTGCTCGAACAGGCAGCGGCCCAGATCGGCGAGGATGCGACCAGGGAACAGCATGCCTGGCGGGACGAGTAGTGCCGCGATCAGGATGGGCGTTATTCTCGGATACGGTCCTCGATCGGTGCGGAAATGCCATTGGCTTGGCGTGCGGATGTGCCTTCCGCTTTGCTGAGGGGTATCGTCCCGATTCGGCTTGGTGACGACGGCTTCGACGGTTTGGGTCGCGCCGTTGGCGTACGCCTCGCTTACAGTTGCTGCGCACGTTTTGCATCCTCCGGTCGGACGTGCCCGGTCTCCAGGCCGGCCAGATCCCTAAGACCACAATTGCCGGATCAATAATCAGCCCAGGCGATTGGGGGGCTGGGGTTGGTCCAGCCATTCTCGAACACCATCTCGTCCAGGGATTGCCGTCTGGCCCAGCCTTCCTGTTCCAGCATCGGCTTCTCATAGAAGGTTTCGACCTGGCCGAGGCACAGCACAGCCACTGGCCGGGCACCGGGCGGCAGCCGCAGCAGTCGGCCAAGCTGTTCAGGGTCGAACAAGGAAACCCAGCCCACGCCGATTCCTTCCGCGCGCGCAGCAAGCCAGAGGTTCTGGATGGCGCAGGCCACCGAAGCGAGGTCCATGTCCGGCATGGTGCGCCGACCGAAGATATGCCGCTCACGTCCATCCATCAGCGCTGCCACCAGGACTTCCCCGCAGTCCAGGACGCCCTCCACCTTGAGTCGCATGAACTCGTCCTGGCGTTCGCCCAGGGCGAACGCGGTGCGCTGGCGTTCGGCATCGACCAGAGCCTGGACCTGCGTTCTCAGGCTCCTGTCAGTGATGCGGATGAAGCGCCAGGGTTGCATGAAGCCGACGCTGGGGCCGAGATGCGCCGCGTGCAACAAGCGTTCTAGCAATGCAGGATCGAGCGGGTCCGGCCGAAAGTGGCGCATGTCGCGACGCTCCCGGATGACGCGATAGACGGCGGCAATTTCACTGTCGCTGTAGCAATAAGGGTTCATGGCTTGATTAACGCGGCGGTGGCGCTTGGGCTGGAGGGAAAGTAGCAATGGAGGTTTGCCGTGACGATCGATAGCTTTGCCCTGTGCGTTTTGCCGATGCTGGCTCATCCTAGGACTTGCTGGTCCAACCGATGCGGTGCCGCTCTTGGGTGGCCTGATGCCGCGCATCCTCTTCGCTGTGCAGGTAGCCGCTGGTGGTGGCGATCGAGGCATGGCCAAAATTGTCCCGCACAAAGCGCAGGTCGACCTGCTGGTCGGTCATGTGTGAGCCGGCGGTGTGGCGCAGCCAGTGGGCCGAGGCGCTGGCCAGGACATCGGCCTGCGCCTTCCATTCGGGCCCGCGCGACCGCAGGCGCCCGGCCGCCATGCCGAACACCTCCTTCAAAATCAGGTGCAGCGCCCCGCGCGACAGGGCCTTGTCGCGACCCGTCTCACGGCCGATGACGGGCAGCAGCAGCGGGCGCGTTTCCCCAGGCTGCGGGGTCGGCGCCAGGCCGTGGGCGCGGCGGTAGCGCGCCAGTTCGGCGATCAGCTCGTCGGAGGCCGGCACCAGCCGGGCCTTGTTGCCTTTGCCGGTCACCTCCAGCCACCAGCGCTCGATGCCCTGGGCATCGCGCCGGCAGAAGAACGCCCCCATGGGGGTGCCCGTCACCTCGGCGGCCCGCAGCCCGCCCAGGTAGAGCACCGTCAGCACCCAGCGGCAGCGCGCGGCATGCAGGCGCTCGCGCTCGGTGTCCACCGGCATCGCCTCGACGGTTTCCTTGACGGTCGCCCACAGCTCGTGACTGAGGTAGCGCGTGATCCGTGGCCGGCTGGGGGCGCGTCGGCGCCGGGCCAGCGCGAGCGGGTTGCCGGCCAGGTAGCCGGCTTCGGTCAGCCAGGCGAAGAGCGCGTTCAGGATCACCATCGCGTGGCGCACGCTGGCGGGCGACAGCGGCCCGGCAAACGGGCGCCAGTCCGGATGACTGCGCGCGAGTTTCTTGCTGCCGGCCAACACCCAGCGC includes the following:
- a CDS encoding hypothetical protein (K14281: TACC1; transforming acidic coiled-coil-containing protein 1), producing the protein MTTKMVTDVLVIGAGGAGLAAAYEAAKIGRNVVILEKNPQPGGSTSWSVGSVTATNTPHQRSAGIQDSADAHFEDLALHAGALAPRDNLKLRRILVDHSSDMLQWLINLGVVFVGPQEEPPHRVARMHNVVPNSKSFAYHLTRHCKAMGVDILVNTRTSGFIVEDGRVIGVQAEGPDGRKRRIVARHGVVLASGDYSGAEDLKRSLASEAVVPVEPVNPTATGDGHRMALAIGARIINGDIVRGPIMRFIPPTRRNLVQRLPPASAIARPIAWAMKHLPQKVLRPFLMSFLTTALGPSPDLLRQGGILINQQGRRFTDELGAPAADVARQPNKVAWIVMDEAMASKFKQWPFFVSTAPGVAYAYLKDYERNRPDIFHRASTLEGLADSMGVPATALRDAVKNYNASPERGGRPALNTGPYYALGPIKSYVVFTDGGLLVSERLEVLDGNDAPIPGLYAAGSAGQGGLLLEGHGHHLGWAFVSGRIAGRNAASSPATTTVSSTPVSI
- a CDS encoding cob(II)yrinic acid a,c-diamide reductase (K04719: bluB; 5,6-dimethylbenzimidazole synthase [EC:1.14.99.40]), giving the protein MSQHRQNAQGKAIDRHGKPPLLLSLQPKRHRRVNQAMNPYCYSDSEIAAVYRVIRERRDMRHFRPDPLDPALLERLLHAAHLGPSVGFMQPWRFIRITDRSLRTQVQALVDAERQRTAFALGERQDEFMRLKVEGVLDCGEVLVAALMDGRERHIFGRRTMPDMDLASVACAIQNLWLAARAEGIGVGWVSLFDPEQLGRLLRLPPGARPVAVLCLGQVETFYEKPMLEQEGWARRQSLDEMVFENGWTNPSPPIAWADY
- a CDS encoding integrase — translated: MESPAHPPSPPTPGLVAALPTPLEQLRLPPALSGRDGSNRAPASATRIAATDDLAAVTAWLARYADSAATLPAYRREVERLILWGVLQLGKPLSSLTHEDLLVYERFLADPQPAARWVLAGSKKLARSHPDWRPFAGPLSPASVRHAMVILNALFAWLTEAGYLAGNPLALARRRRAPSRPRITRYLSHELWATVKETVEAMPVDTERERLHAARCRWVLTVLYLGGLRAAEVTGTPMGAFFCRRDAQGIERWWLEVTGKGNKARLVPASDELIAELARYRRAHGLAPTPQPGETRPLLLPVIGRETGRDKALSRGALHLILKEVFGMAAGRLRSRGPEWKAQADVLASASAHWLRHTAGSHMTDQQVDLRFVRDNFGHASIATTSGYLHSEEDARHQATQERHRIGWTSKS
- a CDS encoding 3-hydroxyacyl-CoA dehydrogenase (converts 3-hydroxyadipyl-CoA to beta-ketoadipyl-CoA in phenylacetate degradation~K00074: paaH, hbd, fadB, mmgB; 3-hydroxybutyryl-CoA dehydrogenase [EC:1.1.1.157]), whose product is MGIVGTGAMGRGIAQIAAQAGLTVNLYDANPQAVAAARQHLQDTLAKLADKGKISAADAEATLARVKPCGAVEDLAGCDMVLEAIVEKLEVKRDLIARLEAVLREDAIIASNTSSLSITAIAVGAKHPGRIAGYHFFNPVPLMKVVEVIDGLSGNPAVGDALMALSRRMGHTPVRCKDMPGFIVNHAGRGMNIEGLKVAQEGVAEFADIDNIMREQAGFRMGPFELMDLTGLDVSHPVMESIYNQFYQEPRYRPSPITAIRSVGGLVGRKAGAGFYSYADGQKQVPAAAVVPSARPSSVWVSHESERGHAMVTKLLGALGVTPEGGNKPSADALIIVTPLGLDATTSALQQGLDPARTVAIDTLLPFEATKRRTLMTTPATSAAARDAAHGLFASDGVPVTLIRDSAGFVAQRVLCCIINIASDIAQQRIATPADIDLAVNLGLGYPKGPLALGDAVCPQLVLETLRNMEALTGDMRYRPSPWLWRRAGLGMSLLMDEA